From a single Populus trichocarpa isolate Nisqually-1 chromosome 17, P.trichocarpa_v4.1, whole genome shotgun sequence genomic region:
- the LOC18106746 gene encoding polygalacturonase yields the protein MVKIILVYCVLFLLFAASYQASNVVYNVVKLGAKPDGKIDSTEAFKKAWTLACSSTWPAMVYVPKGSFLIKPVVFGGPCKNKILFSIDGTIVAPSNYWVFGNSGFWILFYKVTGVTVYGGTIDAKGGSFWACRNAGKNCPPGARSMSFVASSNIMVSRLTSINSQMFHISIDQCHNITLENMKISAPSWSPNTDGIHMQSSTGISITNSMIKTGDDCISIGPGSKNLRIHRIVCGPGHGISIGSLALHQNEDGVENVKVTSVVFMGTQNGVRIKSWGRPSTGYARNIVFENIIMKYVYNPIIIDQNYCPSAKGCPKHSSGVKISGVTYKNIKGTSATQLAMNFVCSSSNPCKGLILEDINLTYYKKSGAATSFCKNANGSKKGVVIPPSCL from the exons ATGGTGAAGATAATACTAGTATATTGTGTTCTTTTCCTCTTATTTGCAGCCTCCTACCAAGCATCAAATGTGGTCTACAATGTCGTCAAACTTGGAGCGAAGCCAGACGGCAAGATCGATTCTACCGAAGCATTTAAGAAGGCATGGACGTTAGCATGCAGCTCAACATGGCCAGCCATGGTATATGTTCCTAAGGGGAGTTTCTTGATCAAACCTGTAGTGTTTGGTGGTCCATGcaagaataaaatattgttcTCCATTGATGGAACAATTGTGGCACCATCAAATTACTGGGTTTTCGGCAATTCtggattttggattttgttctACAAGGTCACTGGGGTTACTGTTTATGGTGGCACTATTGATGCAAAAGGAGGTAGCTTTTGGGCTTGCCGGAATGCTGGAAAAAATTGTCCACCAGGAGCTAGG TCCATGTCATTTGTGGCATCTAGCAACATCATGGTTAGCAGATTAACATCAATCAACAGTCAAATGTTTCACATTTCTATAGACCAGTGCCATAACATTACACTTGAAAACATGAAGATTAGTGCCCCCAGTTGGAGTCCCAACACCGATGGCATACACATGCAATCTTCAACTGGAATTTCCATCACCAACAGTATGATAAAGACAGGAGATGATTGCATATCCATAGGTCCAGGCTCCAAGAATTTGAGGATCCATCGCATTGTTTGTGGTCCTGGACATGGAATAAG CATTGGTAGTCTAGCCCTGCATCAAAATGAAGATGGTGTGGAGAATGTGAAGGTAACGAGTGTTGTTTTCATGGGTACTCAAAACGGAGTTAGGATAAAATCATGGGGAAGACCAAGCACAGGGTATGCTCGAAACattgtttttgaaaacattATCATGAAATATGTCTATAATCCAATCATCATTGATCAAAACTACTGCCCTAGCGCCAAAGGTTGTCCTAAGCATAGCTCTGGAGTGAAGATTAGTGGAGTGAcatataagaacataaagggAACATCAGCCACACAATTGGCAATGAATTTTGTTTGCAGCTCAAGTAATCCATGTAAAGGACTCATATTGGAAGACATAAAcctaacatattacaaaaaatCAGGTGCTGCCACATCGTTTTGTAAGAATGCAAATGGGAGCAAAAAGGGAGTAGTGATTCCCCCGAGTTGTTTGTGA